A window of the Salvelinus alpinus chromosome 3, SLU_Salpinus.1, whole genome shotgun sequence genome harbors these coding sequences:
- the LOC139571125 gene encoding glutamate--cysteine ligase catalytic subunit-like isoform X3, with amino-acid sequence MKPLPPSHHSQGCPGFTQPEYNPTPVEKGVSKSLFFPDEAINGHPRFSTLTRNIRHRRGEKVVINVPIFKDKCTPSPFVEKFPEDDGEAARAALPDHIYMDAMGFGMGNCCLQVTFQACSIEEARYLYDQLATFCPIVMALSAASPFYRGYVSDIDCRWGVISASVDDRTGEERGLKPLKSNKFRILKSRYDSIDSYLSSCGDKYNDIDLTIDEEINKQLLDAGIDKLLAQHIAHLFIRDPLSLFEEKIHLDDENESDHFENLQSTNWQTMRFKPPPPNSDIGWRVEFRPMEVQLTDFENSAYVVFIVLLTRVILSYKLDFLIPLSKVDENMKVAQERNAVQEGMFYFRKDIYKGCNPVLDSSSVAQNGLDSEGDNEYILMSIDTIINGKEGVFQGLIPILNCYLENMEVDVDTRCTILNYLKLIKRRASGELMTMAKWMREFVDKHTQYKQDSVITDKINYDLLRKCDSISKGEERCPELIGDPVNRGK; translated from the exons ATGAAACCCTTGCCACCATCACATCATTCCCAAG GTTGTCCAGGCTTCACACAGCCAGAGTACAACCCAACACCTGTTGAAAAAGGAGTGTCCAAATCACTGTTTTTCCCAGATGAAGCCATAAACGGACACCCAAGATTCAG CACCCTGACCAGAAACATTCGtcacagaagaggagagaaggtagTGATCAACGTACCCA TCTTTAAAGACAAGTGCACTCCATCTCCATTTGTGGAGAAGTTTCCGGAGGATGATGGGGAGGCCGCCAGAGCAGCGCTCCCTGATCACATCTACATGGATGCCATGGGCTTCGGAATGGGCAACTGCTGTCTTCAG GTGACATTCCAAGCTTGCAGCATTGAAGAGGCGAGGTACCTTTATGACCAACTAGCAACATTCTGCCCCATAGTG ATGGCCCTCAGTGCTGCTTCGCCGTTTTACAGAGGCTATGTGTCAGACATTGATTGTCGCTGGGGAGTTATTTCTGCCTCGGTGGATGACAggactggggaagagagagggctGAAG CCTTTGAAAAGCAACAAATTTCGAATCTTGAAATCAAGATATGATTCAATCGACAGCTACCTCTCCAGTTGTGGCGATAAGTACAATGACATAGATCTGACAATAGACGAGGAGATCAACAAACAGTTGCTGGATGCAG GGATCGACAAACTGCTGGCCCAACACATAGCCCATCTTTTCATCCGGGATCCGCTGTCACTCTTTGAGGAGAAAATTCACCTGGATGATGAAAACGAGTCGGATCACTTTGAG AATCTGCAGTCAACCAACTGGCAGACAATGAGGTTcaaacctcctcctccaaacTCGGACATCGGATGGCGAGTTGAGTTCCGCCCCATGGAG GTGCAACTTACCGATTTTGAAAACTCTGCTTACGTTGTTTTCATCGTCCTGCTCACCAGGGTTATCTTGTCCTATAAACTGGACTTTCTCATCCCCTTGTCAAAG GTTGACGAAAACATGAAAGTGGCCCAGGAAAGAAATGCAGTCCAAGAGGGCATGTTTTACTTCCGGAAGGACATCTATAAAG GCTGTAACCCTGTCCTCGATAGCTCCTCAGTGGCCCAGAACGGCTTGGACAGTGAGGGTGACAATGAGTACATACTGATGAGCATTGACACAATCATCAATGGAAAG GAAGGAGTTTTTCAAGGGCTGATACCAATCCTTAACTGCTACCTGGAAAACATGGAGGTGGACGTCGATACAAGATGCACCATCCTGAACTACCTGAAGCTCATCAAGAGACGCGCCTCAG GTGAACTGATGACCATGGCAAAGTGGATGAGGGAGTTTGTCGACAAGCACACTCAATACAAGCAAGACAGCGTaataactgacaaaataaactaCGACTTACTCCGCAAGTGTGACAGTATCTCAAAAGGAGAGGAGCGATGCCCAGAACTTATTGGAGACCCAGTCAATCGGGGCAAATAA